Genomic window (Magnolia sinica isolate HGM2019 chromosome 6, MsV1, whole genome shotgun sequence):
ACAAATCCTCCGGAATCTCAGGAGCAAGCCctttaaaagaaaacaaaggaaaaaaaaaaaaaaatgattgcaaccatttcaagaaacaaatccaaattcggcaatattcaaaaaaaaaaaaaaaaataaataaaaaataaaaaaataggagCATGAGAACAGAGAGAAGACGGCCGAGTGGCGCGTACCGTGACCCTTCAATACACGTAAGATCTTGTTTCCGGTGACGCTCTTGACCTGAGCGATACCATGGGAGTCTCGGAGGATGACGCCGATCTGAGATGGCGTCAAACCCTTCTTCGCAAACTTGCAGATATTCTCCTCAACCTGCATGTGAAAAGATCAAGCAAAATCATAACCGGTATGAAAAAATCGAAAAGTGCCAAATGAAAGCGATtagaatgtgagagagagagagagagagagagagagagagagatctgacgTCTGGAATGGAGATCTTCAGCCAGCTCGGCGGAGTCCGCTTGTACGGAAGAGCCGAAGAAGAAATACCTTTTCTGAAGAGAATGAAATGCaggagattagagagagagagagaagaagaagaagaaaaagaaattagggttttggaagAGAATGAAGAGGATAGAAAAGTTAGGGTTTggggagagaagagaagaatacCCGCGACTGTGCATACGACCCATGGCTGCTGCGTTTGGATGGAGTGCGGCTCTCGCTCTCTGTCGCTTACCTTCTTCTCAGCCGCGAACGATGTAGGGTTTTCTGTAAAGCGAGGCTTGCGTTTTTATATATTCTCCCTATTGCTTGTATATTCCGGACACAGATTAGATACAGCCCCGCCCGTAGGatgcggggcccaccattatgtatatccacaccgttcatccgtttcccCAGCTCATTTCAGCGCATGATTCGAGACATGGGGCGAATCCAAAGGTCACGTGAACCATCCAAAGagcggggattgaacgcccaccgttaaaaacttcttgtggccacAGAGGTTTTGCATCCAACGCATATCCGTGTTTTCCCATCATTCAGGTCGAAGTCACCTGCAGCACAGGTGGGCcgcagaaagttttcaacggttgacgtCTTTATACCCAccgattcctgtggtgtggtccacttgagatttggatctacctcggctcatgccttaaatcaGCTGGCGAAAcatatgaacggcgtagatacaacacatgcatcacggtaggccccacagcttACGGCCGGCAGGCGctgcacgcaatccgcgtccgtatagTCGTGAAATTCCAATGAAATCCTGGTTCGGGCTTTGTTTTTACCATTTTACCCTCGTGAGCACAGTGCCGAGGTCGGggatttgtgtggcccatcaatCACCACTATTGAAGGGCCCACCTGATTGTGGAGGCATATAGATGATGGCCACTAGCCGGACTTtgcacacgtgggacccattggCACGTGTCATCCCTTGGAAGTTTGTCATTGTTCTATGGTGATGATCCACCTGAACAAGTAGCATTTTTATTATTAAGCCCTGTAGCTGTACGGACCTTTTTACAAGTGATCAAGACCGTTCCTCTAATGGCCCACATCATGGATGCGGTCATGCTGCAATCCAAACTCTCTGATTTAAAACATGCTATTGTTCATTTTGGCCACGAGGGATGTCTCATTGATTTTGTGGCACACCATCTAAAGTGGGTCGAATCCCAAATATCATGGGGATTTTAGATTAATGCCCCCACCCAGCCATAGGAACGGTTTAGATTCATCAGAGAAATTTTGGACGGACCTAAGAAACCAATGCGAGAACTTGTACTTGTTAGACGCAGAGTATTGCCTTCCTTTTGACCGTTCATTTTCAAGTTGAGCACATCACACATTGCATTTAACGCAGCAGTGCTGACAATAACAGTagtgatgtggaccaatcacCATGCAGGAAAACAGAATTTTCCACTCGTGGCATGTCTATTTTTCAGGCCATCTGCCAATTGGGATTTCTGTTTAAAGGCCGTGTACTAGCAATTGGTGCTCACCACTTTAAACCATCCAATCAACCTGAAACCCGGTCAGCCCATCAGCTCATGTTATCTTGAGGGGCCATCATGTGGGTACATATCATAGAATGGTAAGATTTGATTGGACGGCCTTGATAGCACCATCATGTAAGCCACATGTTGTATAGCTATAACAAGGTCTCGATTGGATGCTCCTGCAAGGTGATTGGGTATTTGGGTATGGGATCACAACCTATAAAAACAGTCATCTATTGATAATTCCTACATTCTGTGATACCGGTTCCTCTACATGTCCTcgtaaaataagcttattctccAAGTGATTAGCCTGTTTGTAAAAACCTATTCATAGCTATTAACCTGCTTATCCACCTGTCTATTCACTGGTTAATACACCTGACGATCCACCATTGCTTGTGTGGGCCCACTTTATTGTgcgtatgccatccaacccatgcattaagtaaaccccaccatgatgatcggATGCCTTACAAATCAGGCTTATTCAATCATTTGGTGGGCGACACCATAGAAAATACAATGGGCAACATGCTGGCCCACATGATagttagatcagcctgatttttgggacgatcaagctggacaggttggattccatacacaccatggtgggccccacatgcaaccTTTGTAGAAAAGGGTTATCTACAAGGACCTGTGGAGGAACCAACCTCTACCAGTACCATTCCTGACCATTCCATGAATGCATAGAAATGAAATCAATAGCTCAACACAACCAAACAGATTAAAAATCAATAAACAGCAATTGCTTTGTAAGAAAGAAAATCATTGTTCAACGACACTTCTACCAGCTGGAAATAACACATTTCAAATGTTTCTAACGAACACATGAAATTCCATATCACAGAAATAGTCTTAAGCTATTAACAAGGGCTTCCAAGTAGTGTACAACACCGATCCACATTGAAGGGCAGCAGTGAGAGGATAGATAATGCCCAGGCATGGAGGACGATGGATTCAATTGCTACAAAGATATGTTTATTCTCCAAGACCGTGTGGCCCAATAGAAGTGGAAATGTCAAGGACCCACAATCTACAGAGCATGTTTTCACACTCTTCAAGACTAGCTCATCCAAATTATGAGACTCAGTGTCTGGAGCTGGGTCAGGAGCTGGGGTTGAATGATCTTCTTCAGAGTTGGTGGAAGGGCCACTGCCATCCTTTGGAGGGCCATCAATGTCTTCTCCTCCATCTTTGTCATTGCTAGGACTC
Coding sequences:
- the LOC131248377 gene encoding small ribosomal subunit protein uS15-like; its protein translation is MGRMHSRGKGISSSALPYKRTPPSWLKISIPDVEENICKFAKKGLTPSQIGVILRDSHGIAQVKSVTGNKILRVLKGHGLAPEIPEDLYHLIKKAVAIRKHLDRNRKDKDSKFRLILVESRIHRLARYYKRMKKLPPVWKYESTTASTLVA